In Astyanax mexicanus isolate ESR-SI-001 chromosome 7, AstMex3_surface, whole genome shotgun sequence, the genomic stretch TAGCTTTTTTCccttaaattaaagaaatttgTAAATACCTTaactgcacgatatattgtttgtattctaTACTGTAGGGTGTACTGTGCTTTTTCAGTGTATAAAGggacattttaattaataaataataatattaatatttgtggGAAGTACCTTTCACCTAAAAGCATTGATGTGAGTGTATATTTAGAGCCCCAACCATTTAAAACCTAATGAATGTTGATTCagtgtcagaatttcaacattaaCTGATGCCTGTAaggtaatgttaaataaaggttgttttttacaatatcggccttaaaagatgtaatgcaacaaaacatttaatgttTATTCAAAGTCCTTTGCTATCAGGGGTATCAGGTTGCAGACACCTCaccctgaaaaaaataattttatggaTGTAGAATTAAGGCCTCGAGTCCCAACCTTCTCCTTCAAACCCCTCATGCACATGCctaaagaataaaattatatatagtgtTTGTTTGGCTAAAGGAATAAAAATAGTGTTTATTTAGATCTGTACTTTCTTTATAATGTAATCTTAATGGAGTGGATGGAGTACCTTTAACACCTATCCAGCTACAACTGACAATGGTAGCAATGTTAATGAACAAGAGAAACCTGATGAAACTCATCTGAGCATTCTCTCTGCAGCAATTTAACCCACAACAAGTAATATAGAAGTTACTGTTCCTAACAGTGCCCTAAACTGTCATTATTTCACCCAATCTTTCTCTCACAAAAGCTCCTCCCACACAGAATCCTCATTGGTCTACTAAACATtaagagaggccaatcaggatgctgtATTTGTTACTCTCTAACTACCTGTATGTGTGTCTTTCCCATGTGTGATCACTCTCACTCGCTCGCTCAAAAAAAAATGTCCAGGATATTGTATATAATTTGCGGGAATCAGGGAGCACATTAAAATCTGAGAGACTCCCTGAACTTCCGTGACATGTGGGATCTCTGAGGGTTCATGATAAAACTTGTAGACTAATATTTTAGCACCTTAATGCGAACATAGTGTGAAGCTTTTTTAGTACCGCTCTTTTTGGTTCTCTGAGGCTAATTAATGCTTCCTGAAAATGTCATGTTAGCATTTTTTGTAGAACATTTCTTAAGTCCAGAGGCTATGCCTGTTGGCCAGCTGGTAGAACTGGTTAACCATCTTGTCTATTGACTAGTACACCAACTACACTCATTGTCtattgtttctctgcatactttattatcatccTTTCACCCTGTCCTTCAGTGGTTAGGagtaggaccccacaggaccatcacagagcagctattatctgtgtggtgggtcattttcagtaaaaaattaaaaagccttTTATGATATTAACATTATTGATCTATCATACCAGAAATGGAATTTTCCTCAGTAATatatatttgataatcgtgatcatgcctgttgttttatttgtatgtttgttcatatatatatatatatatatatatatatatatatatatatatatatgtgtgtgtatatgtatatgtaacagtaaacagtattttagccagtcatacaGTCAGccatgaccaatgcttcaataattGCGACTCCATACACAGTGTGGACTGAACTAGCAGATAAACCAATCAAATATATCTTATGCTTTTAGCGAAACTTGTGTAAACCGAAACAACTTTACTAATCCAGcgactgcatgttttttttttttatctacagtgGTGGACCTGCTGCACTGGCGGGATGTGAGGCAGTCCGGTCTGCTCTTCGGCagcgtgctgctgctgctgttctcacTAACGCAGTTCAGCGTGGTCAGTGTGGTGGCTTATCTCGCTCTGGCCACACTCTCAGCCACCATCAGCTTCAGAGTCTACAAATCAGTGCTGCAGGCCGTGCAGAAAACCGACGAGGGACACCCTTTCAAGTGAGTATCACTGTGGCTGAATTCTTTGTGCACAAGAATAAGTGCTAAACTGCATGTTTGTTAGGGTTCTCAGTGTAAATAAGTGATATCCATATATCTATATGTATTTACACTTAGTTATATGTTATATAGAGCAACACACCTCTGCACATTAAAACATGCTGTTAATGTACTGTTTCCATATGTACTGTTAATTTGAAAAGTAGTAAAACACAATTAACACAATGGCACAATTAACTTTATCTCCTTCCCCAAACAGTAAACGAATTTAACATAAACATGTTGATTTTAACCTCTGAACCTGCCCACctccattcccccagtcccattttcaCACTCAGGGTGGCCAGGTATAGAATAGCACGCAAGGGGGTACTGTAGCCATGGAAACAGGCAAACTGGCTATTTTTCTTCTAAGCAGGTTaccactgagcttcagtaaggttgctgaccatagctgGATAATTTAACACCTCCACTAGCATTGTAAAGATGGCCATTTTGGActttgaaatgtatatatttgctGGCTACAGATTAAGACTCGTCATCTCTTGCCCCTGTGTCTAAATCTGGCAACCCGCATCAGCTTGATGTCTGGGGAGTAGCGGGCAGTAGCAGGCAGGGCAGAAactggactcctgtagccattttacaCTCTCACTAACATTTATTACCGATTGTTCCTTTAACCATTAAAAGCCCAGACCCAATTTAAATATTgaaatgcataaaataaataaattcagtgtGCAGCTCATTCTCTCATTCATTTTTTCTTACTTTGGGACATctcttattttaattatatacagAGTAGTGTAACAAAAATGACAATTTcataacgtgttttttttttttttttttacatttttttctttcaagaAATCAGGTCTGAACTAGTGATctggaatataaaacattttaattgttcaaatggttggaacagagctgtagaagctaaaCATACATAGGAGATCTATTTTTATTATCTCCTGCACTCCtgaattctgtaaataaggtgagatgGACAAACACAGATTGACCCATTGTGCTGTGacgctctcaggatgttcagtgtttttaatttagTGACTTTATGACTTCATAAAGTGAAGGACAGTTTTAAAAGGGTCTGTGATGTTCATCACCATGGGCTTTTTtgggttaattttttttccctATACAGGGGTGCCTAAACCTTTAAATAGAACTATAATATGATTATTATGTGCAAGTGCATGTGTTAAATGTTTGCTCTTTAGTTTAACATTGGAGCGATgatgctaatgttagcatgtttaTGTTAACAGGTCTAAGGTTAGCAGGCTAATGTCAGCATGGCTCAATCATCATTGCAGTCTTGAGACGTCCACTTGCACTGTTTATAGCCATGTAAATGCAGCAGTAAATGAAGTGGTGATGTATAGATCTATGCAAACCAATTACATAAATAGTTCCCCCTAaaggagaaactttttttttacattttgttaaaatatatttttagatctGTAGATAAAAATGTCATAAAAAGTGCATGTTTTATAATTCCAAATAACTCAAGACATCTTCCATTCATGAAGCCCGAAGCCAATGCAATCAACTGATGGtcatttccctctctttctcagggCCTATCTGGAGGTGGAGATCGCTATGTCTCCTGAGCAGATCAGTAAGTATGTGGATAAAGTGCAGCTGTACGTGAACTACACTCTGAAAGAGCTGCGCAGGCTCTTCCTCGTCCAGGACCTGGTCGACTCCATAAAGGTGAGACTTTCTGACCCCCACAGACATCACATCTTAAACATCCAgcctgtgaccgaaatggcttcATACTCTCTCATTAGTTTTGGGCTATATAGGGAGACACTATTTAATTCAGACACTACCTCACTATTCTATAATTCTGAGACACCTCACCGTCTGCTCTTgttgcgcatgcacacacacgAACACAAGAATACCTTAACTGTTTAAAATCCTGTACACACACAAATTAAGCTCTGAATTAATGTTAATAAAGCTCTGTGCTGATCAGGGAGTAATATTTGTTactttatactgtttataaacaTAAGCCTCGCATTAATGATCAACATGGGAAAATATAAGAAATGAACAGTGTCCAGTGTTGCCAGATTGGTTGTTTATGCTAAATTGGTTGGTTGTGTATGGccagtgtaatgtttattaatttaattttctaaaCCGTTTGAGGCAAATGCAGAATTCTAAAATTGGATGtactcattttttttatgtagtgcagcgtacaataaatacatttttttttttagtttagttttttcatctctgcccctcacaatcgaaATTTTAGGAAAAACTTAGaaaacttttctttattttcctgatttttccattttgcaagttggattataacaTCAGATAATGTTACAAGAACCAAAAAAGGACAAATCTAAAAATTGAGGTATTCaacattaattttgttttttttacaatatttaaggCAATGTTGGAGAAAAAACTGTGACATTGTTGATACGCTAAAGATTGCCTTTTTTggcagttttctttgcattttgttggatttgaaacacgttgtacccagtatgcaaatgtaacaatctggcaaccctggccaACACTGCTAACAACACTTTAAGCTCAACATAGTAGTTCTGTGTGTGAATTTCCACTGGTGCTTGGGGTTCTACactgttttaaatgtggttgGTTCCAAAAAGGGTTTTTAATCTCGCAATACAGAGCAAAGCATTTCAAGAGTATTGAACAATGATTCTTTACGTAGATTGCATGGAAAGACAATGTGGATTTGGATcagtctttaaaaaataaaataaaaaaagtttgaatgcgGCATGTTTGGCTATTAGGAATTTGAGCTACTTTCAGAAATCTGGATCAGTATTTGGCGCTCTTTTAAAACTCAGAATTCAAATCTGGCTCACTTTTGTAAATATGCATTTGGaactttttcaattttttaaatcAGAAGAAAATGatgttcttttctttctgtaaACCAGGATTTAATCTTATTCAGATCATAATAATATCTATTTTAGTTACAGACAACTATTATCCACAcacttttttcttcttattttcaaTGAAAACTATGAAAATAATTTACAAAACAATTAGCATGCTGGTGGTAGCTGTGGCTACTTATGGCTAAGCAATGTGTCTAGGCattaaaaggtgtgtgtgtgtgtgtttagtttgcAGTGTTGATGTGGCTGCTGACCTATGTAGGAGCTCTCTTTAATGGCCTGACTCTGCTCATCCTGGGTAAGAAAACACAAAGCACAATACGGCTGCCTGCTCACACCACAACACTGCCCCACACTGCATTATGGGTCGTTAAACAGCTCTAAATCCCTGCAGTGCTGTTATCCTATATAATACAGAGAACCACTCAAACGTTAGGACCCACTCGACTAAACACATTCCCATCTAAAGCCTTACACTTTCATTAATACTTGAGGAAGCAAATAAGCGAGTAAAAAGACGATGAGTGAAGTTGTTACAGAGACTACAAATACTGTGTTAATCTGCTTTAAGACAAAAATAGgacaagaaaaatatataaactttatttaCAATCCAAACCCACCAGTGAATCTACATTATATGGATATGATATGGAATTTTGATAATAAAATAGTTGTAAATTTTAACAtaaccttctaatgaatgcattcagctactttaagatagacccattgctgacacagatgtgcggACTCATGCACATATCTGAGCtgtgatttctgcagctcctccagagtgatcatgggcctcttggctgcttctctggccAGTGCTCGCATTACATAATCTACCAGTTTGGGGGGACTACCATATTTTTATAATTTGCAGTTatataaaatttttttttatttttggataatggattgaacagtgctccttgggttaacctaaccctgctttaaactagTCCATAAATTTATCTCTGACCCATCTAAtaagttccttggtcttcatgactGTTTGTTCGCTAGTGTTTTCTAACAaaacactgaggccttcacagaacaggtttatt encodes the following:
- the rtn1a gene encoding reticulon-1a isoform X3, coding for MAGTVVDLLHWRDVRQSGLLFGSVLLLLFSLTQFSVVSVVAYLALATLSATISFRVYKSVLQAVQKTDEGHPFKAYLEVEIAMSPEQISKYVDKVQLYVNYTLKELRRLFLVQDLVDSIKFAVLMWLLTYVGALFNGLTLLILAVVSMFSMPLVYEKYQTQIDQYVGLVRTQVNTIMGKIREKVPGAKRKDE
- the rtn1a gene encoding reticulon-1a isoform X2; translation: MDCGKKECSWRSWKGQVVDLLHWRDVRQSGLLFGSVLLLLFSLTQFSVVSVVAYLALATLSATISFRVYKSVLQAVQKTDEGHPFKAYLEVEIAMSPEQISKYVDKVQLYVNYTLKELRRLFLVQDLVDSIKFAVLMWLLTYVGALFNGLTLLILAVVSMFSMPLVYEKYQTQIDQYVGLVRTQVNTIMGKIREKVPGAKRKDE